The window GCATGAGCTTTCAGGAAGGTACCAGAGCTGGACATCCAGCCcacctttctgtgtctctgctGCATTTGCTCCTGCAGCAGTGAGTGGCTGCAGCTTCGTTTGTCTGTGAGGAAATGGCACCAGCAGCCTCTTGCTTTTGAAGGGAGGAAGTGTAATTTTCTGGTGGTGTAGGCAGCCGGGAAAACCTTCCTGAGCTCATCATAGACTTCCTCTGCAGCTTTGGGAAAGCTGCATGAGGGGCTTTGAGAAGGGGctggctgccctgctgtgggGCACCAGGACAGGTTGTGTTCCAGGAAAAGGCAGTAAAATCCAGAGGGGGATGGAGAAAGGAGGTTCATGCAGCCCCTCTCTGCAGGTGTGTGGTGCCACCTCGCCTGGATCCTGGACAGCACCTTCAGGATGGGGAATGCATTCCCTCCTCTAGTCTGAATTGTCCTTCTGTGTCGGTCTCCCAAGCTTTGGTCTCTGTGCTCCATTGGGGTGGCTTTGCTTGACCCTAGACCTCTCTGGAGTGCATCCTCCCGTGAATCCAGCTAGCAGGCACACCAGGCTGCTGCATGAGGAGTTTTTTTGTAACAAAGCTGAGGTCCTTGGCAGGCGGGAGCTGTAAGCAGTGCAGCGTGATGCTGTTTTCACACATTGTACCCACACACACATGCAAAAGGCATAACTAACTCCTTCCTGCATTTCTCCCCCTCTTTTGAAAGCCTGCAGACTGCTTTAACTTTTTGTCCCTCTGCCTCCCTGGTGAAGGTAGCTAATCAGTCCCTGTGGCCATGCTGAACCCCCAAAGGGCTCCAGGGGAACAAGTGAAATGGGTTTGAACAAATGTATCCCCTGGGCTGGAGACTTCTGGGATTCCTCTGTGTGCCCTGAACACCTTGCATTCAGCTCCAAGGGCTGCAGCTGAGGACTGTTTGTTGTGCACTGTGAATGTTTGGGGAAAAGAAACGACAGAAGTGCAGTTGAAGATCTTCTGTGTCACCCCAGATTCCTTAAGGTGGTGCAGGGAGGTTTATGTAACGATCCTCATAGAGCCACCTGTATCTGTCCCTTCTTTCTCTTGAGGTGGGGGATCTGTGTCCCCATCCACCACTGTTGTGccagttgccttggaaaagcaaGTTTGGGGTCATGTCGTGCAGTGTTTGGTGCAGCAGTGTGTGGTGCTAATTGAGACATGGCCCTGGTGTTTCTGCAGCCTTTAATCTCAAGGGCAGAAGTGGGTAACGAGAGACAAGAATGACATTTTAGTTTCCTGGTCACCACCCATTTGGGACtcgctttctttttttaattgcaaTTTCCCTTTGGTTTCCTTGTCCCGTTACAATCTGAAATCTGCTTTGTCAAGGTTTTGTTTATCTAGGATCTTAGGTGTTGAGTTGTTGTAAGGTTGACTGTCCTTGGAATCTACATGTGATGGCATAGGGCCACTTTTCCTCTGCACTTCATGTGGCTATTTTGTGCTTTCTCATTTCAGAGACTTTGATTCTCTCTCCAAGGATGACGTCTATGAGAATAATCGCTTGGTAAGTTCCTGTTCTGCAGTGCACAGAAGGAAGAAATTATGTGAGAATGACTTGATGGAGGTCATGTAGTGTGGGAGGAATTTGTGACAGTGCTGAGGGTATAAGAAAAATCTGTGTTTGTAAGTAATAGGCAGGAGCTTCTCTGGAAACAAGGGAATCTGAAACATCAGCTTCCAGCCTGTTTATCCTAATGGTTGCCAAGACAACATCTCAGGTGAAGATTTAAATGGTGCAACATCTTGACTTCAGTTGTtccagatttgcaggcagtggAAGCAGGAAGCTAGTTTTACTTCAGGCATCAGCAGAGAGAAAGGTCATGCTGGACCCTGGTCTGCAATGTTCCCTTCCTGCTTGGGACAGCTGGAGCCCAtagcaggagcaggcagtgtgGAATGGGGAggtgcccagccccaggggctaGTGGTAGGACAGAGCAGCAATAGCCCTGCCTTTTTTAAATGACAGAAAGACCTAGTTGCTCCATCTGATAGTCTGTGGAAAGGCATGGCCCATCACCTGCCCAAGATGAGTTATGCTACATACAAATATCTCAAGGGTGGATGTCGAGGATGAGGCCAGActcttcagtggtgcccagcaacaGCAGAAGGGGCAATGGGTACAAACTGAAATACAGGAATTTCTCAGCTGAATTTGAGGAAAaacattttttactgtgagggtgacagaGCACTGGACTAGGCTGTCCAGAGAGGAAGTGGAGTCTCTTGCTCTGGGGATGTTTAAGCCCCAGCTGGATGTGATGTTGTGTCACCTTCTTTAGCAGGGGTTTGGACTGGATGATGTCTGAGGTCTCTTTCAACCCCggccattctgtaattctgtgatttggGATTTACAGGATTAGGGCTGTCCAGCTGTGTCCTGGCACGTCCTTTCCTACACCAGTTGGCCCCTTTCAGTCATTAGCAGCTTTTTCCATTCAAGACCCATACAATGAGTATCTTGTCCTATTAGAGACCTCTCAGGTGGGGTCTCTCTTCTCTCCTTGCTCCTTGCAGCCTTGTGTGCAGTAAGACTCAGTCTGGACAACTGACTTAAAACCAGGCTGAGCAAAGCAGGATGTCCATGGAGGGCACTTTTATGCCCCTAGTTACTGCAAATatctattttcttttgtttctccATTACTTTCCTTTATTACTCACACCCTGCACAGCACCTCATGCCCCAGAGACTAGGCACCTTCAGTCTTCACCCACACCCAGTACCTTTACCTGTGCACCTAGTACCTCACCATTCAGTGCCCAAACCACTCTCATCTCTTCCTGACTTATTTTTCTTCAGTCCCTGCCATAGTCTTGCACCCCAGTCCCTAGGAGATCACTGTGGGTACGCTGCCCTTGGCTCAGCAGAGGGATGGCCAGTGTAGAGACAGTAATCCACACACACTGACAAGTGGGAAACTCTCCAAcagctttttttctcctccattcCTTCCTTTTGTAGCAGTGTGTGCAGTTGGAGGAGATGGGTGCTTCTTATCACAGTGTCCTTGTTTCTGCTTGCTCAGACGCAGAAAAGTACTGGAAGTACTGGCTTGTGCACGGCAGGGTACTGGATGTTGAGCTGGGATGACTCTGCTGATCGTGGGAGGGGAAGGTGGGGCACCCCAGAGCATGAAAGGATGGGCAGTCAGTGTTTCTGTGGGGTGAGCATTTGGggtggctggggacactgctcagTAGAGCTCAGTGTCACTGCAAGTACCTGCCAGCCCTTGGCCCTTTGTGGTGCCAGCCAAGACTCTGCCAGGTTCTTGCATGAGGGCACTGCTGGTTGAGCTGAAAAAacactgggtttttttcagtaaaaaCTTGAAGGGAACCTTGCTTGTGTTGCTTCTTTTTTTAGTCAAGTAGCACATCTGGAAGCCTCTGTCCATAAGGGATGCCATAGGTTCAGTATTTAACCTTCCCTGGGGCCCTTCCAATTTGATATTTCTCTTACTTTTCATGAAGCATCAGTTTTCTTCCCTTAGTGCCTCTGTTGTTCCTGCAGGCCTTTGAGCTGGCAGAGCGGGAGCTgggcatcccagccctgctggatcCCAATGACATGGTCTCTATGAAGGTCCCTGACTGCCTCAGCATCATGACTTATGTGTCTCAGTACTACAACCATTTCAACACCCCCAGCCAAGGTGAGTGTCCTCCCACCCCTCAGGCTTCCAGTTTGCCCCTGTTTGAGTACAggaaacacagcacagccctgtgcttCTCCTTCCTGTGGCAACAGGGAGCTGTGTTTGTGGGGAAGGGGAGAGGAGCAGGTAGTACCTGTCTCTCCTGCATCTTGCTGGTGCCCCTGAGGAGGGCCTGGAAGAGAGAGTGCACTGGGGTGAGGTTTCACAGGAGGTGTGGGGTGATGTAATAGCTCAGGCTGTGGAAAAAGCAACGCCTTTCTCCTCCCTCTGCACTGCATTCCTGCCAACTTGGGTTGGGCCACCACCCCTGGTGCTCATCAAAACTCTTTGTGATCTGCTCTAACCTACTAAAATAGGAGAAAGCTAAGTAGGAGCCCATCTCCCACAGCTAATCTTTATGACATGGGTACATGTAAAGTGACTGGAGGACAGAGGGAGTGGAGCCAGGCTGGAATGTTTCAAATCAGCTCATCTGTCCCTACAACTGCACCCTGAGCTGAGTGCTTTGAGACAGCTCTTCCCAGGCATCCTTTGGCTGGGTGGAGATGAGAGCTCCAGGTCTCCCCTGTTTCAGTCTGTAGCCACAACATCAGATAAATCTCTTCCACTTGTATATGCTTCTCCAGGGATACTTGTCTCCCAGACAAGGAATCCTGCTGGGGGCTGGTGTGTGAGCTCCAGCCCCGACAGCAAGAGATGCTTCACAGACCACAGACCTGCTGACAGCCTGGAAGCCCTGGGGCCCAGTGGGTCACCACAATAcatcagcagctgccccagctgctctgggctttgaGCGTTGCTTAGGGAGTCAATTACAAGGAAGCCAAGTAGCACGTGATGAGTAAATAAAATCACAGTGAGAGGCTGGCATCCCTGGGCCACAGAAGGGGATCCACAGCAGGCCAGGATCTCCGGCAGCCTCACAGCTGACCCATTATTAGACTGTGTTTGTCTCTTCCACCTAAAATAAGCATTGAAGTTTTGGGAGAGGCAGGTCTCATCCTATGTCACAAGGCtggatgattttattttttttcccctccccttcccgcACATGGGTGGTGTGAGTCACCACTGCTCTCCACGCCTGATCCTCCTTCCCTCTTGCCTCCAGCCAGCGTCCCTCCGCCTATGAAGCGACCAACTGctgcctcctctcctcctctgctgTCCCACAAGacccctgtggctgcagctgagAGTCCTTCAGCACCACAGGTACCTGATTTCTTGGTAAAGTTTCCAACACAGCCTGAGGCAGTGGTACCCCCTGTGCTGCGGGTGAGGAGATGGGGAAAAGCCTGTCACAGAGCCATGTAGGGGCCCGCCTGTGTATTTTGGGAGGGGTGTTTGGGATTTTGTTTCCTTGTGGGATCCGACTCTGACTGATTTTTCTCAGAGTCTGTGGACACTAGTTTGTCCATAGCAGGCAAGAGGTTGGGCAGATTGGTGCTGGGTGTCCTTCCTATGTGGGGATAACCCTGTAGATGAGGAAAGAGCAGGAATGTGGGACTAGAAGGGCAGaaaagatgcctttttttttcagtttttagcAGTTGTCTGGGATGGGACCTTTTTCAATGTTTCGCAGGACCCTGTTGCATAGGGTGTAGATTAGTCCCTTCCACAGCCCTTCAGCTGTAGATAGGGCCAAGGCACCTTTGGAAGTAGCCCCTTCTAATTTGGGAAGAGGCAGCTTGAGGGCAGCTGTTGTGTGCATTGTCAGCCCCTGAGGTCAGCCCCTGAGGCGCGGCCGTGCCcagagagcagctgctgtggggagcaggCCGTGGCCCCGCGCTGAGCCGTGTGCTGTGTCCCAGGAGGAAGGCCCCTCGGAGCAGCGGCCCCAGCGCAGCGCGCCCAGCAGCACCTGCGCAGCCTGCCAGCAGCACGTCCACCTGGTGCAGCGCTACCTGGCCGAGGGCAAGCTCTACCACCGCCAGTGCTTCAGGTAGGTCGTGGCCAGGCCTGCCGGGGCAGCCTCGCCTCGGCACACGGGGCCTGCTGCACCCCATCTTCGAGTGTCTGCATCCCTGGGCAGCATGGAACACGAACAACAGTGCTTGAAATGAGAGTGAAGATGTTCCATTTGCCTGCCAGCCCCGTGTCTCAGTGCTCTGACTGGCTCCTTGTGTCCCTGTGCTCCATTCCTATCCTGCTCCCTGCCTCCCTTGCTGACTTGTGCTCTCCCTCTTCATTTACTTGGAATCCCAGCCTCTTGAGCTTCTCCCACCTCCATAAAAAAGGATGCTCTACTTCTTTGCCACCTGCCTACTCAGGACCACCCCCCATCCCCTTCAATTGAGGTCTGAGCCATGACATCATCCTACAGACCTCCTTCCACCTACACTCCACATCCTCAACTGGATATACAGGCTTCCATGCTGCCTGGGTGGTGCTAAGCTCCCAGGGAGCATGTGGAGAGCTGCAGACTCTCAACAAACTGAGCAGTGAGCAGCTCTCTGGTTACTCCCTGAGTACAGGTTCTTACCTGCAGCACCTGTGAAATAATTTCACTTTGCTTTCCCTGCTGTGATGATGAAGAAATGAGATCTCTCCCATGGGCCACAGGACAAGGGTTGGCATCTGATCAGAAACATGGAGCCACTGGGTAGATGTGGGAGGCCTCATTCACCTGCCTAAGCCAGTTGGCAATGTGCTGTAGAAACAGTGTCACAGGAGGGCAGCTGAGCTGAGATCAATCAGGCTTCCCATCTGCAGCTGGGACAAAAGCAGGAGTTTTGGGGTGCAGGTGCAACCTGCACTATCCTTATGGGCCAGGAAGAGGAGAGGTGCCATGTCTGCCGTGGCACAGCTCATAGCCCTTCAGACTGAGCAGGGAGATCCCTGTAATTTAATCCCAAATATTTTGCCTCCTGATTGTTTTCTTGtctattttctgttttgttttttttttttttttttttcttcctgtgctGATTCATGGACAGTATTTGGTCAGAAATGTCCTGTGGCAGTGGTTCCTGTGGGCTGATGGAGATAAACCCAAAGCAAACCCACTTTCTCCCCTTGTCTGAGCTTTCCACCTCCTCATTTCATCCTACCCCTTCTCTCTAGAGTCCCTATGTCCTCACACTTCTGCTCTCCATTTTAAAGGAAATCCCTGTCAACTGGATGCCCAGAGCAGAATTCCATGCCAAAATTATCTGCTGGCAGTGTAGGGCAGCCAGCTGCTGCAAGCACCAGGCattcagacaagaaagaacaagcttGGTTTTCATGGGAGTGCTTGATCAGCCCCTTGCCTTTGGCTGTCTTTCATGTATGCTCTCCACCTCCCTTCCCAGGTGGAGAAAGACTCACTTGGTTGCCAGTGCTTTGTATCACGGCTTGTGCCTGGAGGGATTCATTAGGAAGCATTCAGAGGCTCAGTGGGGGAAGAGTGGATGATCCAGGGAGATGTGGCAGACAGCAAAGGACAGGGAAGCTATCAGCCCAATTTCAACAGGCAAGGCAGAGTGTAAGAATGGCCCTGCTGCCTAAGGCTCTTGTCCTTCCAGGCAAATGCTGTGGCCCAGCTGGATGCCATGGTCAGCATTACTGAGGCTGAGCATGAAACCAGGCTTGCGTGTTCCTTCTCCTGAATACTCTGGAAGCCTCCAATGCAGGAATTTCCCAAGTAGAAATTGATGTAATTTTATTTAACAATCAGCATTGAGGAGCAGTTGTTTTACAAACAAATGTGGCTGATGGCTCTTTAATGTGCCAGGCTACCCTGCAAGGCAGCCCGTAGCCTCCCTGTGCCAGTTCTGAACCTCCCTGTGCCAGTTGCTCCCTAATTCCAGTTGATATTCACGTGTTTCATGTCTGTGAATGGTTGATCCCTCTCCCCGTTCCAAGTGTGGAAACCACACCATATCCCAATACCAACTGTCACCCTTCCACATCTGTTAATCCTTTCTGAGATGAAGGAAGAGCCCAAATGTGTGCAGTATTTGAGTTGTGAACTTGCCATGGGTTCCTACAGTGGCCTGGTTACATTTTTCTACTTATTTTCCGAATTACTTCCCCAAGGGCACTCTAGGATTTAATAGCAGGGGTAAGAACTAACTCTGTGTCCCTACAAGGGTCTTCAAGGTGTGTTTCCTTCTGTGAAGGGCAGGATGGCATCCCCCATCTCATGGTGCTCTCTCTTCTCCTTGGCAGGTGTAAGGAATGCTCCAGCACGCTGCTCCCAGGGTCATACAAGCCTGGGTTGGAGGCAGGGACTTTTGTCTGCATGCAGCATCGTGGTAAATTGGCCGTGAGCGGGAAGGCAGAGAGGAGACCCAGCCTGGACCGACAGTCACCAGAGCTAAGAACTGAGACTGGGGCTGACAGCATGGCAGAGAGTGccctccaggcaggagcagaggtggggAAGGATGATGCTGACTCCCAGGAGAGAGTGGCAGAGACCTCTATGCCTGCAGAGTGCCTTGCTGGCCCAGCAGAGAAGGACAGCACAGCCAGTAAAGCAGAGACACCGACAGCCCCTGCTCATGCTGGCAGTGGGGCACCTGTCTCCCAAACTCCCCCCAGGCCTCCAATCCCCAGCAAGCCTGCAGGGCTCACCCAGGACAAAGCCAGCTCGCTGGACGGACGGCTCAGAGACTCACGTCCCACCCCAGCCCCAAGGAAGGCCACCGATGCGTCTGCCCTGTCCCCTCCAGCCTCCCACCCTGTCCCCCGGCCCAGGTCCACTCTGCAGGGCGAGGGCAGCGAGTGTGGGCCTGGCATGGTGAACGGTAAGAGGGCAGGGTGGTGCCAGGGGTTACCCTCCACATCTCAGTGGCTGAGGTGCTTGACTGCAGGTTGGCTGAGTTCCCTTCCTTCTCTGCAGCCTGACACTCTTCTGCCTCCCAGTAAATCTTGGGCTCAGACACCAGGTCTTTGATTGTCAACAATTGCCAGCCATCCCCATAGCAAGGAGAGCAGAACTGATTTTCCTGCCTGTCTGCTCCCTTGTACTTCTCCAGAGTTCTCCAAAGGCAGCAAGCCAGAGTGGAGGGAAGTTGGTAGAGCTGGAGGAGTTTGCAGGTGTGGGAACAGAGGGGCATGTCAGTTCTCCaggtgcagctcccagggagaagtggggagaaaaagggaaaggggatgtTTGGGGTTAGCTGGCTACATCAACTGTGGGAGAAATGCCATGGGGTCTTCTGGGAATAGCCACCTTCCTGTGGGAAGGTATCTAAGATGCATCCTGTTGGTTTAACCTCTGTCTTCATGTCCTTTTGCTGTTGTGACAGTCTGACTCTATGTCTTTCTAGGTCGGGTACCTGAAACCAGCCCCCCTGTCCCAAAACCTCGAGGGAGACCCTGCTCCTCTGATCGGTAAGTCCCTCTGCTTGCAGGTCACCTGAGAGCTCCATAGcaagctggggctgtggggacagcaaGCTGTGCTCTTCTCTCTCACCTCCATCAGCTCCTGCTCTTAGGAGCATGTAGGCTTTGACCAGGTTCCTTTTCCAATAGGAGCTAGCCCAGCATGGCCAGGCCAACAGTGTTCATCCTTACCTCCCAGGCATTCTTCTCTTATTGTAAAGAGTTTGAGAGCTTAGAAAGGTGTTTCTGTGGCACAGGCAGATTGCCAAATGCCTTCTGAAATAACCGTGCTTGTGGGTGCTGAGAAGGGGACATTTTCTGCTTTGTGGAGGGTTTGACCTGGGAAAGGAGCTCATAAAGCTCAGCCTTTACCACTGCTTAGCAGATGGAGGCTGTAATATTCAGAAACCAAAACACTGGGCCCAGCAGGCAAGTCAGGCAGGCTGTGTTTCCCTAAGGCCTGTGGGTTTgcccacagagagagagacacTGTGTCTGGGGAAGCCTAGGGACGTCCTTGGGTGAGAAAGCTGCTTCTGCATGGGAGACATCCTGCtccatttttcctttcccccaaGGGCAAAGTCTCTCTCCAGTGCCTTGCCACCCCACCTTGTCTCTGCCATCTtgatttctctttctcttctacCAGTGGTGGAGCTACTGCAAGAGCCAAGGACCCGCCGTGGATGGCCTTAGTGCAAGCAGAGCCCAAGAAGAAGccagctccccctcctcccccaggCAACAGCCATGAGACTCCAAGTAGGActtcagaggaggaggatggggaggaggtGGGGAAAGCCAGGAGTGAGGAGAGCAGGTCTGATACCACAGAGCCCAAACCCTACAACCCCtttgaggaagaggatgaggaggaagtgGAAAGTGCTGACACCAAAAAGAGCACacctgagcaggagcagagcgAGACAGCTGCCAAACCTCTCCACCCCTGGTATGGCATCACTCCTACCAGCAGTCCAAAGGCAAAGAAGCGGCCAGCTCCACGAGCCCCCAATGCTTCCCCGCTAGGTGAGCTTCCTCCCGCTCCTTTATCCCTCCTCTGCATCCCCTGTGCATCCCCTTGGAGGTTCCCCCTTCCCAGGTGCCTCTGCATCACCCTGGCAGGCCAGGCCTTTATGCAGTGATGGTTGCATTAGTTTGCATTAGCCATGTCCTCTCTACCCAGTGGAGCACAGCATCTGCAGGCAATATTTTACACTGACCCTTGTGTCCAGTGTATGCCACCCTCCCTTGTGTCCTGGCTGTCCCTTCATTCCTCCCTGAGCTCTCCCTTTGCTTTGCAGCCCACCACCCCATCTCCAGGCTGTCACACTCTGAGCCATCATCCTCCACCCCCTCTCCAGCCCTCAGCCTCGAGAGCATCGACTCTGAGAGTTCAGCCAAGGTGCTGGGAGACACCGAAGAGGCCTCAGTGCCCAAAAGCTCCTCCGAGCCCACTGTTCACTTGCCAGCAGCCGCCAAGAGTTCCAGCACTGAGGCACCGCTGGCCAGCGTCTCCTCCGGGGAAagccctgctgtcccagccagCCTCTCCACCAactcccccttctcctcctccggCGAGCTGGCCAGCCTCAGTGGGGAGACACAGCCCAGCaccctgcacagcagcaggaaCATCTCCACTGGCAGCCTAAAGACCAGCCCCAGCCGGCTGCCCCCCAAGCCTCCAGCTGGGGCTAGCCCTACACCCATCCTCTTGGCTTCAGAtgggggtgctgggagccccAAGACATCTTCCTCACCCAAACCACAGCTGAAGGTGAGATGATGACCTTCTCCCCATCCAGATCACAAGGCTTTTCTTCTCCATCCATCACTCGGTCACAGGGGATCTGTGGGGCCAGGCTTGCCCCTTTGCTTGATGTGTCACCCCCTGAAAGCAAGCTTCAGATCTGTGTTAAATGGTGGCTCTGCTTGTACTCTGCCTATCCCATGTGCTAGAGAAGAGGCAGAATGTCATGTAGTCTGAGCAAATAGGAAGGAAAATGTTTCAGCATGCTTGTGAGAGAGAAGCTGGGAAACTGATGTCAAACAGGAGCACAGCTATTTTTTTGAGTAGGTGCTTGTGGAGATGAGTGCTGTGTTCCTCCTTtaggaggctgtggggcagtacAAATGCTAGCACTGCCCTGTCTGCTCATTCCCAcctcccttctcttccctggatGCTCATGTATCTGCTTTTGTCTGCCCTCTCCAGTCTTCCTGCAAAGAGAACCCCTTCAATCGGAAGCCATCgcctgctgcctccccctcagcaaAGAAACCTTCCAAGGGCTCCAAGCCTGTGCGTCCTCCTGCGCCAGGCCACGGCTTCCCACTGATCAAACGCAAGGTAAAAGGGCCCTGGGGAGCGAGGAGGGAAAAGCTGGCTCTGTGCTAtcctccagggctgcagcagtctgcaggcaccttgctgagGCATGTGTGGGCAGGGATTACAGCAGGTGGCTGGGACTGGGGAGGAGGGTACACCTTGTTCATGAAAGCACCTTCCATGAAAGCATCTTCCTTTGCTCCAGAGTGGGGTGGGGATTTCAGATCCACACTTGGATGGAATATTCTGTTGTCCCTCTGCCCTTGCTAGTGTTGATCAACCTCTGGATTACCCCTGGAAACTGGAGTCTGGTGGTAATGAAAGTGTCTAATTTATGGTTTGGCAGGTGCAGACAGATCAGTACATCCCTGAGGAAGACATCTATGGAGAGATGGATGCCATTGAGCATCAGCTGGATGAGCTGGAGCACCGTGGGGTGGCCTTGGAGGAAAAACTGCGCAGTGCTGAGAATGGTATGTGGGTTGGGCTGTCTGTGGGTGTGGGGCAGGACAGATCCTAGGGCTGCCCTCTTTCCAGTCGAGGAAATAGCAACAGTGACTTCTTCCCTGCTGATGCTGGGGTTGGAAGAGCACAAGAGGCTGTGCTGGCCTCCAGGATTGGTCACAACCTTACCCTGAACATGGAGATGTCCCTAGAATGGAAACAGGTGGGAGAAGAGATAGGGTCCCTCTGGGCCTGAGAAATACGCTGAGGTTGGGTTGGCTCCAGCCCAGTGCCTCTTCCCTGGCTAGGCAGAGCCCAGCCTGTTGCAGGGTGATGGGATccaccagggctgggaatggCTCTGAACTGCCCTTTTGCTTGGCAGACAACCCTGAGGACAACCTGCTTGTGGACTGGTTCAAACTCATCCATGAGAAGCACATGCTGGTGCGCCACGAGTCGGAGCTCATCTACATGTAAGTGTGTGCAGGCATGTGGAGAGGCACTGACACTCCCTTGGGGAGCCCTTTCTCAGCCCTCCTGAAATGGTGCTTCCAGGGGAGATCCTGACCTGGTCTTGCCTAAAAAGGGAGGGAGTAGGGGCAAGCAAATCTGTCCAGATGTGCTGAGACCTGACCCACAGTGTGTcaccagagcctctgcagcagctaCCCCTGGAAGGCCttgagcagtcagggctggtcCTTACTGGTCCTTGGTTCCCTGGCTATACAGAACAAGATCATACTTTGATGGTTCTTTCCAAGCTCACCCTGTACGTTGGGATGATGTTTCACCTCTCTGGAGCCTTGCAGTGCTTCTCAACATTTCCCCTTTCCTTTGTAGCTTCAAGCAGCAGAACCTGGAGCAGCGGCAGTCAGACGTGGAGTATGAGCTGCGGTGCCTCCTCAACAAGCCAGGTAAAGCACCACTCTGGGTGTGCTTGTCCCTTTTTCATAGAGTCATAGACTAtattgagttggaagggacccacaaggataatTTTCCCCCTGGGCATCATCTTTCCTCTCTCTAGGTGGATCTCAGGTGAAGAGAGGCAGATCTGTAGGGATGCCAGTGCAATCAGCTGTCTCTAGAGGCCCTGTCCCATCTCAATATATGTCCCAGTCTTGTGCAGGGATGTTCTCTTGTTGTCCCCAGGGAATGTCACATGCTCTGTCCCCATAGCACTGCTAGCCCAACTGGCCCCTGTAACACGGCAGGGTAGAGGGGATTGTGCTGGAGATCTGTGC of the Melospiza melodia melodia isolate bMelMel2 chromosome 4, bMelMel2.pri, whole genome shotgun sequence genome contains:
- the MICALL1 gene encoding MICAL-like protein 1 isoform X1, which codes for MSGPRGALQAWCRRQCEGYRGVEIRDLSTSFRDGLAFCAILHRHRPDLLDFDSLSKDDVYENNRLAFELAERELGIPALLDPNDMVSMKVPDCLSIMTYVSQYYNHFNTPSQASVPPPMKRPTAASSPPLLSHKTPVAAAESPSAPQEEGPSEQRPQRSAPSSTCAACQQHVHLVQRYLAEGKLYHRQCFRCKECSSTLLPGSYKPGLEAGTFVCMQHRGKLAVSGKAERRPSLDRQSPELRTETGADSMAESALQAGAEVGKDDADSQERVAETSMPAECLAGPAEKDSTASKAETPTAPAHAGSGAPVSQTPPRPPIPSKPAGLTQDKASSLDGRLRDSRPTPAPRKATDASALSPPASHPVPRPRSTLQGEGSECGPGMVNGRVPETSPPVPKPRGRPCSSDRGGATARAKDPPWMALVQAEPKKKPAPPPPPGNSHETPSRTSEEEDGEEVGKARSEESRSDTTEPKPYNPFEEEDEEEVESADTKKSTPEQEQSETAAKPLHPWYGITPTSSPKAKKRPAPRAPNASPLAHHPISRLSHSEPSSSTPSPALSLESIDSESSAKVLGDTEEASVPKSSSEPTVHLPAAAKSSSTEAPLASVSSGESPAVPASLSTNSPFSSSGELASLSGETQPSTLHSSRNISTGSLKTSPSRLPPKPPAGASPTPILLASDGGAGSPKTSSSPKPQLKSSCKENPFNRKPSPAASPSAKKPSKGSKPVRPPAPGHGFPLIKRKVQTDQYIPEEDIYGEMDAIEHQLDELEHRGVALEEKLRSAENDNPEDNLLVDWFKLIHEKHMLVRHESELIYIFKQQNLEQRQSDVEYELRCLLNKPEKDWTDEDRGREKVLMQELVTIIEQRNAIVNCLDEDRQREEEEDKMLEAMIKRKEFHKETETESKKKGKFKPMKVLKLLGNKHDSKSKSPKEKS
- the MICALL1 gene encoding MICAL-like protein 1 isoform X2, whose amino-acid sequence is MSGPRGALQAWCRRQCEGYRGVEIRDLSTSFRDGLAFCAILHRHRPDLLDFDSLSKDDVYENNRLAFELAERELGIPALLDPNDMVSMKVPDCLSIMTYVSQYYNHFNTPSQASVPPPMKRPTAASSPPLLSHKTPVAAAESPSAPQEEGPSEQRPQRSAPSSTCAACQQHVHLVQRYLAEGKLYHRQCFRCKECSSTLLPGSYKPGLEAGTFVCMQHRGKLAVSGKAERRPSLDRQSPELRTETGADSMAESALQAGAEVGKDDADSQERVAETSMPAECLAGPAEKDSTASKAETPTAPAHAGSGAPVSQTPPRPPIPSKPAGLTQDKASSLDGRLRDSRPTPAPRKATDASALSPPASHPVPRPRSTLQGEGSECGPGMVNGRVPETSPPVPKPRGRPCSSDRGGATARAKDPPWMALVQAEPKKKPAPPPPPGNSHETPSRTSEEEDGEEVGKARSEESRSDTTEPKPYNPFEEEDEEEVESADTKKSTPEQEQSETAAKPLHPWYGITPTSSPKAKKRPAPRAPNASPLALSLESIDSESSAKVLGDTEEASVPKSSSEPTVHLPAAAKSSSTEAPLASVSSGESPAVPASLSTNSPFSSSGELASLSGETQPSTLHSSRNISTGSLKTSPSRLPPKPPAGASPTPILLASDGGAGSPKTSSSPKPQLKSSCKENPFNRKPSPAASPSAKKPSKGSKPVRPPAPGHGFPLIKRKVQTDQYIPEEDIYGEMDAIEHQLDELEHRGVALEEKLRSAENDNPEDNLLVDWFKLIHEKHMLVRHESELIYIFKQQNLEQRQSDVEYELRCLLNKPEKDWTDEDRGREKVLMQELVTIIEQRNAIVNCLDEDRQREEEEDKMLEAMIKRKEFHKETETESKKKGKFKPMKVLKLLGNKHDSKSKSPKEKS
- the MICALL1 gene encoding MICAL-like protein 1 isoform X3, with amino-acid sequence MKRPTAASSPPLLSHKTPVAAAESPSAPQEEGPSEQRPQRSAPSSTCAACQQHVHLVQRYLAEGKLYHRQCFRCKECSSTLLPGSYKPGLEAGTFVCMQHRGKLAVSGKAERRPSLDRQSPELRTETGADSMAESALQAGAEVGKDDADSQERVAETSMPAECLAGPAEKDSTASKAETPTAPAHAGSGAPVSQTPPRPPIPSKPAGLTQDKASSLDGRLRDSRPTPAPRKATDASALSPPASHPVPRPRSTLQGEGSECGPGMVNGRVPETSPPVPKPRGRPCSSDRGGATARAKDPPWMALVQAEPKKKPAPPPPPGNSHETPSRTSEEEDGEEVGKARSEESRSDTTEPKPYNPFEEEDEEEVESADTKKSTPEQEQSETAAKPLHPWYGITPTSSPKAKKRPAPRAPNASPLAHHPISRLSHSEPSSSTPSPALSLESIDSESSAKVLGDTEEASVPKSSSEPTVHLPAAAKSSSTEAPLASVSSGESPAVPASLSTNSPFSSSGELASLSGETQPSTLHSSRNISTGSLKTSPSRLPPKPPAGASPTPILLASDGGAGSPKTSSSPKPQLKSSCKENPFNRKPSPAASPSAKKPSKGSKPVRPPAPGHGFPLIKRKVQTDQYIPEEDIYGEMDAIEHQLDELEHRGVALEEKLRSAENDNPEDNLLVDWFKLIHEKHMLVRHESELIYIFKQQNLEQRQSDVEYELRCLLNKPEKDWTDEDRGREKVLMQELVTIIEQRNAIVNCLDEDRQREEEEDKMLEAMIKRKEFHKETETESKKKGKFKPMKVLKLLGNKHDSKSKSPKEKS